The following proteins come from a genomic window of Pyxidicoccus sp. MSG2:
- a CDS encoding sigma 54-interacting transcriptional regulator encodes MPTLHWKGPAPERALVQRLNDAGWRLGGAEPRVTVVCSAQPRLAGPPKSGPWVWLCEKPLPVDALRLAVEQGAVDVLWKGSRDWEARLLRRLEESLVETPAPRVPGTLIAHSAAAKALLAQLAQAARTSMPVLLTGETGTGKEVAARLIHEWSERRSRTFVPINCAAIPNELMEGELFGYAKGAFSGAVHGYDGLVSAAEGGTVLLDEIDDTPHALQSKLLRVLEDRVISRLGENAWRKVDFRILAATNRDLKQLIERGLFGEDLYERLATVQIHLPPLRERQEDVAPLVLHWMERYYAVEEPAPDSPRVRSATPETLDVLRAYPWPGNVRELRNVIYGALVAKRAGDELLVSDLPRRLWQRERVGASALVSAQEVERRVSSGTMNLRAELERLERMALQAALRRAGGNAAEAARLLGEVGRGTAKDPGGTVRTMMKRLGVGTRGTT; translated from the coding sequence ATGCCGACTCTCCACTGGAAGGGCCCGGCCCCGGAGCGGGCCCTGGTGCAGCGCTTGAATGACGCCGGCTGGCGGCTCGGAGGCGCCGAGCCGCGAGTGACGGTGGTGTGCTCGGCGCAGCCACGGTTGGCGGGTCCGCCGAAGTCGGGGCCCTGGGTATGGCTGTGCGAGAAGCCGCTGCCCGTCGATGCGCTCCGGCTGGCCGTGGAACAGGGCGCCGTGGACGTGCTCTGGAAGGGCTCGCGCGACTGGGAAGCGCGGCTGTTGCGCCGGCTCGAGGAGAGCCTGGTGGAGACTCCTGCGCCGCGCGTGCCGGGGACGCTCATCGCGCACAGCGCGGCGGCGAAGGCGCTGCTCGCCCAGCTCGCGCAGGCCGCTCGCACGTCGATGCCGGTGCTCCTCACGGGGGAGACGGGGACGGGCAAGGAGGTCGCCGCGCGGCTCATCCACGAGTGGTCCGAGCGGCGCTCGCGCACCTTCGTGCCCATCAACTGCGCGGCCATCCCCAACGAGCTGATGGAGGGCGAGCTGTTCGGCTACGCGAAGGGTGCGTTCTCCGGCGCCGTGCACGGATATGACGGTCTGGTGTCCGCGGCCGAGGGCGGCACGGTGCTGCTGGACGAGATTGACGACACGCCGCATGCGCTCCAGTCGAAGCTGCTGAGGGTGCTGGAGGACCGGGTCATCTCGCGCCTGGGAGAGAACGCATGGCGCAAGGTGGACTTCCGCATCCTGGCGGCGACCAACCGTGACTTGAAGCAGCTCATCGAGCGCGGGCTGTTCGGCGAGGACCTCTACGAGCGCCTCGCCACGGTGCAGATCCACCTGCCCCCGCTGCGCGAGCGGCAGGAAGACGTGGCGCCGCTCGTGCTGCACTGGATGGAGCGCTACTACGCCGTCGAGGAGCCGGCGCCCGACAGTCCCCGCGTGCGGAGCGCGACGCCCGAGACGCTCGACGTGCTGCGCGCATACCCGTGGCCCGGCAACGTGCGTGAGCTGCGCAACGTCATCTACGGCGCGCTGGTGGCCAAGCGCGCCGGGGATGAGTTGCTCGTGTCGGACCTGCCACGCCGGTTGTGGCAGCGCGAGCGCGTGGGTGCCTCCGCGCTGGTGTCCGCACAGGAGGTGGAGCGCCGCGTGTCCTCGGGGACGATGAACCTGCGCGCCGAGTTGGAGCGACTGGAGCGCATGGCCCTCCAGGCCGCGCTGCGGCGCGCGGGTGGCAATGCCGCGGAGGCCGCGCGCCTGCTGGGCGAGGTCGGCCGCGGCACGGCGAAGGACCCCGGCGGCACGGTGCGCACGATGATGAAGCGGCTGGGCGTGGGGACGCGCGGAACGACGTGA
- a CDS encoding GDP-mannose 4,6-dehydratase, translating to MRVLVTGADGFVGRHLCALLRAAGDDVVEAHGPRGEGISSSALHFDVANEAAMKTAIAEAKPEGVIHLAGFSSVAKSHNNPSRVFAVNTMGVVHLLTALRDTAPKTRVVLVGSGEVYGPVPEGTRASESTPAVPLSPYAASKSAAELAGVQFHRSYGLEVVMARPFNHLGAGQDPTFVVPSFASQIRAIGLGTVDPVLRTGNLEAVRDFSHVRDVVEAYRLLLVKGEPGQAYNICSGEGRTIRSLLEEMLTLAGVNARIELDPARLRPSDIPSLVGAPDKLRALGWAPKLTVTDALRDVLGPKVPARAS from the coding sequence ATGCGCGTCCTCGTCACTGGAGCGGACGGCTTCGTCGGCCGGCACCTGTGCGCCCTGCTGCGCGCCGCCGGTGACGACGTCGTCGAGGCCCACGGGCCGCGCGGGGAGGGCATCAGCAGCAGCGCCCTCCACTTCGACGTGGCCAACGAGGCCGCGATGAAGACCGCCATCGCCGAGGCGAAGCCCGAGGGCGTCATCCACCTGGCGGGCTTCAGCTCGGTGGCCAAGAGCCACAACAACCCCTCGCGCGTGTTCGCGGTGAACACGATGGGGGTGGTGCACCTGCTCACGGCGCTGCGCGACACCGCGCCGAAGACGCGGGTGGTGCTGGTGGGCTCGGGCGAGGTGTACGGCCCGGTGCCCGAGGGCACGCGCGCCTCCGAGTCCACGCCCGCCGTCCCCCTGAGCCCCTACGCGGCCTCCAAGTCCGCGGCGGAGCTGGCCGGCGTGCAGTTCCACCGCAGCTACGGGCTGGAAGTCGTGATGGCCCGGCCCTTCAACCACCTGGGCGCGGGGCAGGACCCTACCTTCGTGGTTCCTTCCTTCGCCTCGCAGATTCGCGCGATTGGCCTGGGCACGGTGGACCCGGTGCTCCGCACGGGCAACCTGGAAGCGGTGCGCGACTTCTCCCACGTGCGCGACGTGGTGGAGGCGTACCGGCTGCTGCTCGTGAAGGGCGAGCCCGGGCAGGCGTACAACATCTGCAGCGGCGAGGGACGCACCATCCGCAGCCTGCTAGAGGAGATGCTGACGCTGGCCGGCGTGAATGCGCGAATCGAGCTGGACCCCGCGCGGTTGAGGCCCTCGGACATCCCGAGCCTCGTCGGCGCGCCGGACAAGCTGCGGGCGCTGGGTTGGGCGCCGAAGCTGACGGTGACGGACGCGCTGCGTGACGTGCTGGGTCCCAAGGTGCCGGCGCGGGCCTCGTAG
- a CDS encoding glycosyltransferase family 2 protein: MKVGVTAVMVAYHNEDLALTRLLRDLMPSLLLYRPVLDTELIVVDNSEKPQPRLAEAVRDNGVFPAKYLWSEGRNLYYGPALNLAVKAASHPFLLYVCANHGRMLDPTWAWDMLEPLVNDASGKVALTGSHYASGPPSKLGFPESLPRLHIQGGLFAGRTEVLAKYPYPDGEFAHWSSDIYQSFQLLQQGYRLVDVPTVKSVWRQRVKDEHYKFIHDEG, translated from the coding sequence GTGAAGGTCGGCGTCACGGCGGTGATGGTCGCGTACCACAACGAGGACCTGGCCCTGACGCGCCTGCTGCGCGACCTCATGCCGTCGCTCCTCCTGTACCGGCCCGTTCTCGACACGGAGCTCATCGTCGTCGACAACAGCGAGAAGCCGCAGCCCCGGCTGGCCGAGGCGGTGCGCGACAATGGCGTCTTCCCCGCGAAGTACCTCTGGAGCGAGGGGCGCAATCTCTACTACGGCCCGGCACTCAACCTGGCCGTGAAGGCCGCGTCGCATCCGTTCCTGCTCTACGTCTGCGCCAACCATGGCCGCATGCTGGACCCGACGTGGGCGTGGGACATGCTCGAGCCGCTGGTGAACGACGCGAGCGGCAAGGTGGCCCTCACCGGCTCCCACTACGCGAGCGGGCCTCCGTCCAAGCTCGGCTTCCCGGAATCACTGCCGCGCCTCCACATCCAGGGGGGCCTCTTCGCCGGGAGGACGGAGGTGCTGGCGAAGTACCCGTACCCCGACGGCGAGTTCGCCCACTGGTCCTCGGACATCTACCAGTCCTTCCAGCTCCTCCAGCAGGGCTACCGACTGGTGGACGTGCCCACCGTCAAGTCGGTGTGGCGGCAGCGGGTGAAGGACGAGCACTACAAGTTCATTCACGACGAGGGCTGA
- a CDS encoding class I SAM-dependent methyltransferase yields MHEGAYKFVARAVMQLEPRKQVLELGSRTVAGNWPYSGSIRPLFPGSEYVGVDIAAGENVDFIGDAATWRPEPFRQFDTVVCTETLEHTPEAERICHNALAMLEVGGVLILTAAGVGRAPHSAVDGQALRPGEYYRNVNREQLQQWLKPFGFAMIDTATTPGDIYALAVKLGPGT; encoded by the coding sequence ATGCACGAAGGCGCCTACAAGTTCGTGGCTCGCGCTGTCATGCAGCTCGAGCCTCGCAAGCAGGTCCTGGAGCTTGGCAGCCGGACGGTGGCGGGGAACTGGCCCTACTCCGGCTCCATCCGGCCCCTGTTCCCCGGCTCCGAGTACGTCGGCGTGGACATCGCCGCCGGTGAGAACGTGGACTTCATCGGGGACGCCGCCACCTGGCGCCCGGAGCCCTTCCGCCAGTTCGACACCGTCGTGTGCACGGAGACGCTGGAGCACACGCCGGAGGCCGAGCGCATCTGCCACAACGCGCTGGCCATGCTCGAGGTGGGAGGGGTGCTCATCCTCACCGCCGCGGGAGTCGGGCGCGCGCCGCACTCGGCGGTGGATGGGCAGGCGCTGCGGCCCGGTGAGTACTACCGGAACGTCAACCGCGAGCAGCTCCAGCAATGGCTGAAGCCCTTCGGCTTCGCGATGATTGATACGGCCACCACGCCCGGGGACATCTACGCCCTCGCCGTGAAGCTGGGACCCGGGACGTGA
- a CDS encoding SPFH domain-containing protein, producing MEYIVVLAVVGLLLGVGAVYVLSGLQVIGEDESGLVIKKYGAPLPPGRLVALQGEAGYQAEMLPPGWHFGYPFWRFKVTRVPVVRVRQGHIALVVANGGAPIPPGNILGCEVACDNFQDAHAFLDGGGQKGRQLAFLTAGTYRINPSLFTVITPENAEAFDMSEEDLEIFSVGPDKVGIVTTLDGRPIPAGDLAGSPVEGHDSFQSAQRFLDAGGCRGLQEQVLLSGSWNLNPWFVKVEQIPMTEVPIGYVGVVVSYVGREHLDVSGDEFTHGDLVERGRKGVWIEPLLPGKHPLNTRVMKVELVPTTNIVLNWAQRTEQHKYDEKLSPITVRSRDGFSFTLDVSQIIHISMKQAPRVISRVGSMQNLVDHVLQPTVANYFRNSAQQVSVLEFLSARTERQREAYEAIHGALGAYDVECIDTLIGDIQPPGELMKTQTDRKIAEELQVTFEVQREAQVRRRELERATAVANMQGEVVRSEQMVAISEKGALAAAETAKGEAARTRLHADAEAHGLRQRADAEAHGMRQRAEAEAESKRLHGSAEADATRLVGDAKAEAYRTGVAALGAQAFTAVQLATVLAQHGVKLVPEIALGQDGGGGGQGLLGALMARVLQNGAAPQVLQRPAKPQGGNGVENGRKEA from the coding sequence ATGGAATACATCGTGGTTCTGGCCGTGGTCGGGTTGCTGCTGGGCGTTGGCGCGGTCTACGTGCTCAGCGGCCTGCAGGTCATCGGCGAGGACGAGTCGGGGCTGGTCATCAAGAAGTACGGCGCGCCGCTGCCGCCCGGACGGCTGGTCGCGCTCCAGGGCGAAGCCGGCTACCAGGCGGAGATGCTCCCTCCGGGGTGGCACTTCGGCTACCCGTTCTGGCGCTTCAAGGTGACGCGTGTCCCGGTGGTGAGGGTGCGCCAGGGGCACATCGCGCTCGTCGTCGCCAACGGCGGCGCGCCCATTCCGCCCGGAAACATCCTCGGCTGCGAGGTGGCCTGCGACAACTTCCAGGATGCGCACGCGTTCCTCGACGGCGGCGGGCAGAAGGGCCGGCAGCTCGCGTTCCTCACCGCGGGCACGTACCGCATCAACCCCTCGCTGTTCACCGTCATCACGCCGGAGAACGCGGAGGCGTTCGACATGTCCGAGGAGGACCTCGAAATCTTCAGCGTGGGCCCCGACAAGGTGGGCATCGTGACGACGCTGGATGGCCGGCCGATTCCCGCCGGGGACCTCGCCGGCTCACCGGTGGAAGGGCATGACTCGTTCCAGAGCGCCCAGCGCTTCCTCGACGCGGGCGGCTGCCGCGGCCTCCAGGAGCAGGTGTTGCTGTCGGGCTCGTGGAACCTCAACCCGTGGTTCGTGAAGGTGGAGCAGATTCCCATGACGGAGGTGCCCATCGGCTACGTGGGCGTCGTTGTCAGCTACGTGGGCCGTGAGCACCTGGACGTGTCCGGAGACGAATTCACCCATGGCGACCTCGTGGAGCGCGGGCGCAAGGGCGTGTGGATCGAGCCGCTGCTGCCAGGCAAGCACCCGCTCAACACGCGGGTGATGAAGGTGGAGCTGGTGCCCACGACGAACATCGTCCTCAACTGGGCGCAGCGCACGGAGCAGCACAAGTACGACGAGAAGCTCAGCCCGATTACGGTGCGCTCGCGCGATGGCTTCAGCTTCACGCTCGACGTGTCGCAGATCATCCACATCAGCATGAAGCAGGCGCCGCGCGTGATTTCGCGCGTGGGCTCCATGCAGAACCTGGTCGACCACGTGTTGCAGCCCACGGTGGCCAACTACTTCCGGAACTCCGCGCAGCAGGTGTCGGTCCTGGAGTTCCTCTCCGCGCGCACCGAGCGCCAGCGCGAGGCGTACGAGGCCATCCACGGCGCGCTGGGGGCGTACGACGTGGAGTGCATCGACACGCTCATCGGCGACATCCAGCCGCCCGGCGAGCTGATGAAGACCCAGACGGACCGGAAGATCGCCGAGGAGCTCCAGGTGACGTTCGAGGTGCAGCGCGAGGCCCAGGTCCGGCGCCGCGAGCTGGAGCGCGCGACGGCGGTGGCGAACATGCAGGGTGAGGTGGTGCGCAGCGAGCAGATGGTCGCCATCAGCGAGAAGGGTGCGCTCGCGGCGGCGGAGACGGCCAAGGGCGAGGCGGCCCGCACGCGGCTGCACGCGGACGCGGAGGCGCATGGCCTCAGGCAGCGCGCGGACGCGGAGGCGCACGGCATGCGGCAGCGGGCCGAGGCGGAAGCCGAGTCGAAGCGGCTGCATGGCAGCGCCGAGGCGGATGCGACGCGGCTCGTCGGTGACGCGAAGGCGGAGGCGTACCGCACGGGTGTGGCTGCGCTCGGCGCCCAGGCCTTCACCGCGGTGCAACTGGCCACGGTGCTGGCGCAGCACGGGGTGAAGCTGGTGCCGGAAATCGCGCTCGGGCAGGACGGCGGCGGGGGAGGGCAGGGGCTGCTCGGCGCGCTGATGGCCCGGGTGCTCCAGAACGGGGCGGCGCCGCAGGTGCTGCAACGCCCCGCGAAGCCGCAGGGTGGGAATGGGGTGGAGAACGGCCGCAAGGAGGCGTGA
- the gmd gene encoding GDP-mannose 4,6-dehydratase: MATKRALITGITGQDGSYLAELLLSKGYEVHGMVRRSSEEKFERIQHLHGKIQLHQGDLLDQFSLAALLNLVKPDEVYNLAAQSFVPTSWNQPVLTGEFTALGVTKMLEAIRHTRPQVRFYQASSSEMFGKVLEVPQTEETPFYPRSPYGVAKAYGHHITVNYRESFNLFAVSGILFNHESPRRGLEFVTRKVTHNVARIKLGLQDKLPMGNLDAKRDWGFAGDYVDAMWRMLQQPEPDDYVVATNETHTVRELVEIAFGRVGLDYQKYVHIDPAFVRPAEVDLLIGDYAKAKKKLDWEPTVRFKQLVEMMVDADLERLKAGQK; the protein is encoded by the coding sequence ATGGCGACCAAGCGCGCACTGATTACAGGCATCACGGGGCAGGACGGCAGCTACCTCGCGGAGCTGCTGCTCTCGAAGGGCTACGAAGTTCACGGCATGGTGCGCCGCTCTTCGGAGGAGAAGTTCGAGCGCATCCAGCACCTGCACGGGAAGATCCAGCTCCACCAGGGCGACCTGCTGGACCAGTTCTCGCTCGCGGCGCTCCTGAACCTGGTCAAGCCGGACGAGGTCTACAACCTGGCGGCGCAGTCCTTCGTGCCCACCAGCTGGAACCAGCCCGTGCTCACCGGTGAGTTCACCGCGCTGGGCGTGACGAAGATGCTGGAGGCCATCCGCCACACCCGCCCGCAGGTGCGCTTCTACCAGGCGTCCTCCAGCGAGATGTTCGGCAAGGTGCTGGAGGTGCCGCAGACGGAGGAGACGCCCTTCTACCCGCGCAGCCCGTACGGCGTGGCCAAGGCGTACGGCCACCACATCACGGTGAACTACCGCGAGTCCTTCAACCTGTTCGCGGTGAGCGGCATCCTCTTCAACCACGAGTCCCCGCGCCGCGGCCTCGAGTTCGTCACGCGCAAGGTGACCCACAACGTCGCGCGCATCAAGCTGGGCCTCCAGGACAAGCTGCCCATGGGCAACCTGGACGCCAAGCGCGACTGGGGCTTCGCGGGCGACTACGTGGACGCCATGTGGCGCATGCTCCAGCAGCCGGAGCCGGACGACTACGTGGTGGCCACCAACGAGACGCACACCGTGCGCGAGCTGGTGGAGATTGCCTTCGGCCGCGTGGGCCTGGACTACCAGAAGTACGTGCACATCGACCCGGCCTTCGTGCGCCCCGCAGAGGTGGACCTGCTCATCGGCGACTACGCCAAGGCGAAGAAGAAGTTGGACTGGGAGCCCACCGTGCGCTTCAAGCAGCTGGTGGAGATGATGGTGGACGCCGACCTGGAGCGGCTGAAGGCGGGGCAGAAGTAG
- a CDS encoding myxosortase-dependent phytase-like phosphatase produces MTNPFPLALAALLASATVSAQPVSVVPVRETQPNPAVTGGALRDVALWVNPADGGASLLLTAYDNANAGLVTFGMDGAQQEAELDGPVQGVAVHDDFPLAGGSRTLVVAASTTFNGLVAYRLDPGGAERVVRIGIAGFLTGTQYSTVALYRSPTSGRFYVFAGTAGGRLEQFELTGADGGVTGLPARVLATAGGGIAGVVADEETGRLFVTEEGQGLWRYSAEADGGQTRLKVASVGAALNTDVGRVSLYRASNGEGYILVADTASGAFAVFERRSESLVGSFQVVASDGGIDAVVAPVALAVASRPVGPDFPDGLFVAHDGVETPAENLKLVSWPAVANAFNPPLRIDTRQVTDGGTDAGTGGTDAGPDVRPQPLPVPGDGDADDDSGCSCATASVPASALLGLLALALAGRRRRS; encoded by the coding sequence ATGACCAACCCGTTTCCCCTGGCCCTGGCGGCGCTGCTCGCGAGTGCGACCGTGTCCGCACAGCCCGTTTCCGTGGTGCCCGTCCGGGAGACCCAGCCGAACCCGGCCGTCACCGGTGGGGCGCTCCGGGACGTCGCGCTGTGGGTGAACCCGGCCGACGGCGGCGCCAGCCTGCTGCTGACCGCGTACGACAATGCCAACGCGGGTCTGGTCACCTTCGGGATGGACGGGGCGCAGCAGGAGGCGGAGCTGGACGGGCCGGTCCAGGGCGTGGCCGTGCACGACGACTTCCCCCTGGCGGGGGGCAGCCGGACGCTGGTGGTGGCGGCCAGCACCACCTTCAATGGGCTGGTTGCGTACCGGCTGGACCCGGGCGGCGCGGAACGCGTCGTGCGCATCGGCATCGCGGGTTTCCTCACCGGCACGCAGTACTCCACCGTGGCGCTCTACCGCAGCCCCACCTCTGGCCGCTTCTACGTCTTCGCGGGCACCGCGGGGGGACGGCTCGAGCAGTTCGAGCTGACGGGGGCGGATGGTGGGGTGACGGGCCTCCCGGCGCGCGTGCTCGCCACGGCGGGAGGCGGAATCGCCGGTGTGGTGGCGGATGAGGAGACGGGCCGGCTGTTCGTCACCGAGGAGGGGCAGGGCCTGTGGCGCTACTCCGCCGAGGCGGATGGTGGTCAGACGCGACTGAAGGTGGCCTCGGTGGGAGCCGCGCTCAACACCGACGTGGGCCGGGTGAGCCTGTACCGGGCGAGCAATGGCGAGGGCTACATCCTCGTCGCGGACACGGCCTCGGGCGCGTTCGCCGTGTTCGAGCGCCGCTCCGAATCCCTGGTGGGCTCGTTCCAGGTGGTGGCGTCGGACGGCGGCATCGACGCGGTGGTTGCCCCGGTGGCCCTGGCGGTGGCGTCGCGTCCGGTGGGGCCGGACTTCCCGGACGGGCTCTTCGTCGCGCACGACGGCGTCGAGACTCCCGCGGAGAACCTCAAGCTGGTGTCCTGGCCGGCGGTGGCGAACGCCTTCAACCCGCCGCTGCGCATCGACACGCGGCAGGTCACCGACGGCGGGACGGACGCGGGGACGGGCGGGACGGATGCCGGCCCCGACGTCCGGCCCCAGCCGCTGCCGGTGCCCGGCGACGGTGACGCGGACGACGACAGCGGCTGCTCGTGCGCCACGGCCTCGGTGCCCGCCTCGGCGCTGCTCGGGCTGCTTGCCCTGGCGCTGGCCGGACGGCGGCGCCGGAGCTGA
- a CDS encoding bifunctional metallophosphatase/5'-nucleotidase, translating into MRSPRPVLVALAAVAAACASTPPKSTPGGVGSTASAASAQAVRLTLVGLNDLHGHVEPGRTVLKDGQVVEEGGAATLAAYVARLRADNPGGVLLVDGGDLFQGTLPSNLTEGAIVVDVYNHLGVTAAAIGNHEFDYGPVGPGTLAKGPGEDSLGALKARVAQARFPLLSANLREAATGQRPAWTGNDGTALVTVKGVKVGLLGLTTESTPEATNPVNVASLRFLPLAPAALEAARSLRARGAEVVIVVAHAGGKCPDVKNPRDTSTCDRGDSEILDMLDGLPPGTVDAVVAGHTHQPLGVFYKGVPVIETSGQARSLGVVELYVDPAGRRVLPERTRLQASIPLCAKVDAVSGTCDARRLKAQPDVKLVQATFLGAPVVPDAQVEALLAPALKMARETQLRPLGISAAAPLTRGYDAESALGNLLADALRDVARADVALMNPGGIRADLPAGPLTFGQMYEVLPFDNTVAVLQLSGAELRRLLELAHSTDRGAVFPVSGLELTLANCPGPQRLQGVTLAGGGALEPGKTYRVALPDFLARGGDGLAPLVRTLPPERVDLTPVRGMDLRDAVIAYGKARGGVLPMPPVGRVRYTGVAACPGAAR; encoded by the coding sequence ATGCGTTCCCCGCGTCCCGTCCTCGTCGCGCTGGCGGCCGTTGCCGCCGCCTGCGCCAGCACCCCTCCCAAGTCCACGCCTGGCGGCGTCGGCTCCACCGCGAGCGCCGCGTCGGCGCAAGCCGTGCGCCTCACGCTGGTGGGGCTCAACGACCTCCATGGCCACGTGGAGCCCGGCCGCACCGTCCTGAAGGACGGGCAGGTGGTGGAGGAGGGTGGGGCGGCCACGCTCGCGGCCTACGTGGCACGGCTGCGCGCGGACAACCCGGGCGGGGTGCTGCTGGTGGACGGTGGGGACCTCTTCCAAGGCACGCTCCCCTCCAACCTCACGGAGGGCGCCATCGTCGTCGACGTGTACAACCACCTGGGTGTCACGGCGGCGGCCATCGGCAACCACGAGTTCGACTACGGCCCCGTGGGGCCGGGCACCCTGGCGAAGGGCCCGGGCGAGGACTCGCTGGGCGCCCTCAAGGCCCGCGTCGCCCAGGCACGCTTCCCCCTGCTGTCCGCCAACCTGCGCGAGGCGGCCACCGGCCAGCGCCCGGCGTGGACGGGCAATGACGGCACGGCCCTCGTCACGGTGAAGGGCGTGAAGGTGGGGTTGCTGGGGCTCACCACCGAGTCCACGCCGGAGGCCACCAACCCCGTCAACGTGGCGTCCCTGCGCTTCCTGCCGCTGGCGCCCGCCGCCCTGGAGGCGGCCCGCTCCCTGCGCGCGCGCGGCGCGGAGGTGGTCATCGTCGTCGCCCACGCGGGCGGCAAGTGCCCGGACGTGAAGAACCCGCGCGACACGTCCACCTGTGACAGGGGCGACTCGGAGATTCTCGACATGCTGGATGGGCTGCCGCCGGGCACGGTGGACGCGGTGGTGGCCGGGCACACGCACCAGCCCCTGGGCGTCTTCTACAAGGGCGTGCCCGTCATCGAGACGTCGGGCCAGGCGCGCTCGCTGGGCGTGGTGGAGCTGTACGTGGACCCGGCGGGCCGCCGCGTGCTGCCGGAGCGCACCCGCCTCCAGGCGTCGATTCCCCTCTGCGCGAAGGTGGACGCGGTCAGCGGCACGTGTGACGCGCGCCGGCTGAAGGCGCAGCCGGACGTGAAGCTGGTGCAGGCCACCTTCCTCGGCGCGCCGGTGGTGCCCGACGCCCAGGTGGAGGCGCTGCTGGCGCCGGCACTGAAGATGGCGCGCGAGACGCAGCTGCGCCCGCTCGGCATCTCCGCCGCCGCGCCCCTGACGCGCGGCTACGACGCGGAGAGCGCGCTGGGCAACCTCCTCGCGGACGCCCTGCGCGACGTGGCCCGCGCGGACGTGGCGCTGATGAACCCCGGAGGCATCCGCGCGGACCTGCCGGCGGGCCCGCTCACCTTCGGCCAGATGTACGAGGTGCTGCCCTTCGACAACACCGTCGCCGTGCTCCAGCTCAGCGGCGCGGAATTGCGGCGCCTGCTGGAGCTGGCCCATTCCACGGACCGGGGCGCCGTCTTCCCCGTCTCCGGATTGGAGCTGACGCTGGCGAACTGCCCGGGGCCCCAGCGGCTGCAGGGCGTGACGCTGGCGGGAGGCGGGGCGCTGGAGCCGGGGAAGACGTACCGGGTGGCGCTGCCGGACTTCCTCGCCCGCGGCGGAGACGGCCTAGCGCCCCTCGTCCGGACGCTGCCCCCCGAACGCGTGGACCTCACGCCGGTGCGCGGCATGGACCTGCGCGACGCCGTCATCGCCTACGGGAAGGCGCGGGGTGGAGTCCTGCCCATGCCCCCGGTGGGTCGCGTGCGCTACACCGGTGTCGCGGCCTGTCCTGGCGCGGCGCGGTGA